One Leptospira levettii genomic window carries:
- a CDS encoding rhodanese-related sulfurtransferase yields MKKFLFNRFDKDTLKKKVLLDTRERRVISFYRYVKIENPLEFRNLLYDSFEDLGILGRIYLANEGINAQFSIPIENVDKLRSFVDSVPELKNIYFNDAVEDKKESFIKLAIKVRKKIVADGLDDSQFDPSNVGTHLSPLEFHKAMEEEGVIVVDLRNNYESEVGHFENAILPDVGTFREELPLVEKILENDKDKKILLYCTGGIRCEKASAYLKYKGFEKVHQLRGGIINYAKVVHDNGLQSKFKGKNFVFDDRLGERITDDVLTVCYTCGKPSDRHTNCANLGCHVLIVQCESCSESLLGCCSEECKQIVSLPEEEQKKLRQEQRKQHKYPTHHLTRKLVGK; encoded by the coding sequence GTGAAAAAATTTTTATTCAATCGTTTTGATAAGGATACCCTTAAGAAAAAAGTTTTGTTAGATACTAGAGAAAGAAGGGTCATTTCGTTTTATCGTTATGTTAAAATTGAAAACCCATTGGAATTTCGGAATTTACTCTATGATTCTTTTGAAGACTTAGGAATTCTCGGCAGAATTTATTTAGCAAATGAAGGAATTAATGCACAATTTTCAATTCCAATTGAGAATGTCGACAAGTTACGTTCCTTTGTTGACTCAGTTCCAGAACTAAAGAATATCTATTTTAATGATGCAGTGGAAGATAAGAAGGAAAGTTTTATCAAACTTGCAATCAAGGTCAGAAAAAAAATAGTCGCTGATGGATTAGATGATTCTCAGTTTGATCCATCCAATGTAGGAACTCATCTCTCACCTCTTGAATTTCATAAAGCAATGGAGGAAGAAGGAGTCATCGTCGTTGACCTCCGAAACAATTATGAATCAGAAGTGGGTCATTTCGAAAATGCAATTTTACCAGATGTCGGAACCTTCCGAGAAGAATTACCTTTGGTAGAAAAAATTCTAGAAAATGACAAAGATAAAAAGATATTACTCTATTGTACAGGCGGAATCCGATGCGAAAAAGCAAGCGCTTATTTGAAATACAAAGGTTTTGAAAAGGTCCATCAGTTACGCGGAGGAATCATCAATTATGCAAAAGTTGTGCATGACAATGGGTTACAATCAAAATTCAAAGGGAAAAACTTTGTGTTTGATGACCGATTGGGCGAAAGGATTACGGATGATGTTTTAACGGTTTGTTATACCTGTGGCAAACCATCTGACCGTCACACTAACTGTGCCAATTTAGGATGCCATGTTCTCATCGTTCAATGTGAATCTTGTTCTGAATCTTTACTTGGTTGTTGTTCAGAAGAATGCAAACAGATTGTATCTCTTCCAGAAGAGGAACAAAAAAAACTAAGACAAGAACAGAGAAAACAGCACAAATACCCAACACACCACCTAACAAGAAAACTAGTAGGAAAATAA
- a CDS encoding ABC transporter ATP-binding protein yields MNPFAIELNGLEKTYKNGVKALRSIDLKVETGDFFALLGPNGAGKSTTIGILSSLVNKTNGKVKIFGVDIDENPNLAKTFIGIVPQEFNFGIFEAVEQILINQAGFYGMPLKEAKDKVKYYLDKLSLYDKRKSAAGTLSGGMKRRLMIARALIHDPKLLILDEPTAGVDIEIRRSMWDFLKELNKEGKTIILTTHYLEEAESLCKNIAIIDKGEIVENTSMKKLLQRLDKETFIIDLKKSFKTKPGSKRFNWIWLDDHSLEVQLDKKASVNDLFAELTKQKMEVLSLRNKSNRLEELFLSLTGKN; encoded by the coding sequence ATGAATCCATTTGCGATTGAACTCAACGGACTTGAAAAAACATATAAAAATGGTGTCAAAGCACTTCGGTCGATCGATTTAAAAGTTGAAACTGGAGATTTTTTTGCTCTGCTCGGACCCAATGGTGCAGGAAAGTCTACGACCATCGGAATCTTAAGTTCCTTGGTGAACAAAACAAACGGCAAAGTGAAAATCTTTGGAGTGGATATTGATGAAAATCCAAATCTTGCTAAAACATTCATCGGAATTGTCCCTCAAGAATTCAATTTTGGAATCTTTGAAGCAGTAGAGCAAATCCTCATCAACCAAGCAGGTTTTTATGGTATGCCACTAAAAGAAGCCAAAGACAAAGTAAAGTATTATCTGGACAAACTTTCACTTTATGACAAACGTAAATCTGCCGCAGGGACTTTAAGTGGTGGTATGAAACGTAGGTTAATGATTGCAAGAGCTCTCATTCACGATCCAAAATTACTCATTTTAGATGAACCAACAGCAGGTGTGGACATTGAAATCAGAAGGTCAATGTGGGATTTTTTAAAAGAACTCAACAAAGAGGGAAAAACAATCATCCTTACTACACATTATTTGGAAGAAGCAGAATCCCTCTGTAAAAATATAGCAATCATTGATAAGGGAGAAATTGTCGAAAATACATCGATGAAAAAACTCTTACAAAGATTAGACAAAGAAACCTTTATCATCGATTTAAAAAAATCATTCAAAACAAAACCAGGCTCTAAACGCTTCAACTGGATTTGGTTAGACGACCATAGCTTAGAAGTTCAATTGGACAAAAAAGCCTCTGTCAATGATCTATTTGCGGAACTTACGAAACAGAAGATGGAAGTTTTAAGTTTGCGGAACAAATCGAATCGATTAGAAGAATTGTTTTTATCACTTACAGGAAAGAACTAA